The genomic region aaggaaaatcagatctgtttctATGTAAAGAAATGAACaagatttttgtaaaaaatgtcAGATCTATTTGTGTGTAAATAGAAAATTAGATTTGTAAGGAAAATCATATCTGTTTTTATGTAAAGAAATGAGCaagatttttgtaaaaaatgtcaaatctgtttttgtgtgaagttaaaaaagtgattttatcaagaaaaatcagatatgttttgaacaataaaataatgattttgtggtttatatgtaaaaaaaaaaaaaaaaaaaaaaaaagatctgtTGTTGgacataaaataattaaaaaaagacttTTGGAAGAGGATTCATGCTCATTAGATGAATTTATTTTACATGCATCACATATACAAAACTTCAACCTaactttttgtttcttcttttaaatttcaaaatcttgcAATTGTATCAAAAACAACTTTCTctgaaaaaaatcaaatttgtattttatgaaaatacagattagttttgtatgttaaaaaaattagatctgcatttaataaaaatacagataagtttttatgtgtaaaaaaaaaaatcaaatctgcatttaatgaaaatacaaatcagtttttatgtgtaaaaaaaatctgatttgtatttaatgaaaatacagatgagtttttagtttagaaaattATATCTGAAAAATTCAGATTAGTTTTTAGCTTAAAGAGATCTTTGATAATTTGCAGATTTTGAGATTCAAGAGAGAAATTGCAACAACAAATCATTtaagaacatattttttttataaaaaaaaaaaatcaaacaaaacatggCAATTATATTAAGAATCAGAAATAAGAAAACATCTTAAACCTATTCATgcatcaccaaaaaaaattaatagaaaagactagaaaataaaaagaaaagaaataaactacctcttgcatgagcgtgCTCTTCTTTGTGAAAGgatattttaggattcaaagTAATTTATTTAACTCTTATaagcctaaaatattttgcttacaGAAAAGAAATTCTTAAGGCAAAAGCCTCCAGAACGTCTTTCACGtaagagggaaaagaaaagaagagaagagtaaaaaaaaggggtttagaAAGTATGAAAAAAGTGTGCTGAATTTTGAGAGGGATCCTTTATTTATAGAGGCTGAGATGTtcaaaaaattagttgaatGATCAGAATACGAACTGGGACacgtccttatctctaaaaaatcgaaaaggataaaatttatttcaatccAGGAGCCCTCGGGCCGTGCCCCGCATTTGTGCCAATTGACACTTGAAAAGTGCTAATCAACACTCCAAGAGTGCCGAATGGCCCTCTTGGGTGCTGGACCCGCATTTGAGTTTTAGTCCATTTTGGATTcctttttgaggtttttttaaatgggacttgcacttagacgcgtttttaatttatattctaaaaattaaactcctTTTTTGATGATTTAGGTCTTTACAACAatgattatcttgtagataaacactccaaaaagtttgattatccacaattttgttGTTATCTAATTATCctctttattcccatgcaatcaagtctatttttgacactaactagCAACCAATCAgaaaattacttaattaattttaattatctaaccaattagaattaatttaaattaatcatgtgtggttggTTCTacctaaacaaaatgcatgcagaccgtgcaaacttgatcatgatCTTTCAATCCGACAGTCCGATTTGGAAATCGGGCATACCGTCGCGACcgttagaacctcaagatcatttttatgatatgcaatgaatgaattaatgcatgtaatgcagtcatgaattttgggtatgtgaatggtcattctagtcatctttcttgattaaattatgggtgcaaaatcaagtgtctacaATAGgttatttaaaatacaaaaaataataataataataatttcaaccCTATAGTGGCAGTTGGAAACCATCATAATAGCTCTACCTATTGTATTGGTTTCTTAAAGTGCCACAGGAGGGTATCTATAGTAGCGGTTTAAAAAGCGTCAACTTTAAACTGTTGTAATAAATCAACATATTGTGGCAGTTTCTAAAAGCACTGTAGTAGGTCTCCCATAGTAGCGATTTTCATAACCGCTGAGAAAAAAACGCAATTGTTGAAccagttttttgtagtgagttTACAGTTATTTCAAAGTCACCTTCAAAGATGGATTGGCAACTACCAATTTCCTAAACAAACTGTGCAACATGACACTTGAAAAGTGTTGATCAACACTCCAAGAGTGTCGAATGGCCCTCTTGGGTGCTGGACCTGCATTTGAGTTTTAGTCcattttggactcctttttgaggttttttgaaATGGGATTTGCACTTAGACACGTTTTGaatttatattctaaaaattaaactcattTTTTGATGATTTAGGTCTTTACAACAatgattatcttgtagataaacactccaaaaagtttgattatccacaattttgttGTTATCTAATTATCCTCTTTATTCTCATGCAATCAAgtctatttttgacactaactagcaaccaatcacaaaattacttaattaattttaattagctagccaatcagaattaatttaaattaatcatgtgtggttggTTCTacctaaacaaaatgcatgcagactgtgcaaacttgatcatgatCTTTCAATCCGACAGTCCGATTTGGAAATCGGGCATACTGTcgcgaccgttagaatctcaagattatttttatgatacacaatgaatgaattaatgcatgtaatgcagtCATGAATTTTGGGTATGTGAATGCTCATTCTAGTCATCTTtcttgattaaattatgggtgcaaaatcaagtgtctacaATAGgttatttaaaatacaaaaaaataataataataataatttcaaccCTATAGTGGCAGTTGGAAACCATCATAATAGCTCTACCTATTGTATTGGTTTCTTAAAGTGCCACAGGAGGGTATCTATAGTAGCGGTTTAAAAAGCGTCAACTTTAAACTGTTGTAATAAATCAACATATTGTGGCAGTTTCTAAAAGCACAGTAGTAGGTCTCCTATAGTAGCGATTTTCATAACCGCTGAGAAAAAAACGCAACTGTTGAACCAGTTTTTTTTAGTGAGTTTACAGTTATTTCAAAGTCACCTTCAAAGATGGATTGGCAACTACCAATTTCCTAAACAAACTGTGCAACATGTCTAACTGCTTAAAGTTCTAGGATAacctgtttttgtatttttataaaaaggaAGTCATCACTTAACCCAAGGAATTTCAACCACCACCCTAATACTGGCTTGTCAATGTCCTAAAAATGACCCCATCAAAGTTAGTTTTGAAGGCTAGCTAGAGTATCAGGTGGTGTCCACTTTGCTTGAACTTGACCCCGTTATTTTGAGGTCATATCTAGTATTCAAAGTTTGCCTTGATTTGGTACTGCTCTTATAGCTTGCACTgctcttttttcatttttggtttttaagaGTTCactttttgtctcatttatcttattttattaggAGGCTGAGATTTCTTCATTCTTGTAGCATGAACCTTTGGAAATCAGAGATGAAAAGCTTGGTTGTCTCAACTATTTTTTCCAAAGGCAGCACACTTTCCCCCAACCAAGTCTTGTTTCTTCTATTCCAAATTACCAAACTGTGACAGCAAATAAATCCAGTAGGCGTGACTGATGTCTAACCAGATTAAATAGGTTCAAAAAGGTTCCCACGTCAATTGTTCTTTTATCAATCCAAACGAAATATTTTTTCCAAACTACTTGAGCATTCTCGCAACCCCATAATGCATGTATGCTAGCCTCGGCACTGTTTGAACAGAGAGCACATATGGAGTCTGGAGTCACTTTCCGCTTCAACAAGTTGCATTTTGTTTGCAAGGCACCATTACAAGCTCTCCAAAGAAAATGCTTAATTATACCTAGGATTTTCAGCTTCCATAACCTGTCCAAAAAGATCTTGCAGCATCCTGATTTGAGACAGTAGCTAACGCTCTGTTTTCTTCAACACATAAGAGCTGGTAGCCCGACTCGACAACATTAGTTCCATTTCTATCCCACAACCAAAACAAATGATCCCTAGGCAATAGCACACAATGGTATATCTTTGATCTTTTGAGTTTCAAAAGGTAGGAAAGACTCATCAATTAATTGGCTATTCCACCAGCACGAGCCACTGTCAATAAGAGCAAAAACAGTTGCATTTCTAGGGATAATTGAAGGAGGGGATATAATCTTACCATCACATTCGTGAGGTAACCAATTGTCATTAAAAATCCGAATTTGAGTCCCATCACCAATCCTCCATCGGGCACCTATTGAAATGACTTTCCTTGCTCGGAGGACACTTCTCCATGCAAAGGAACCTGAGTTTGGCTTGGCATAAGAAATATTACCGTTGGGAAAATACTTAGATTTAAATACCTTGTACAAGAGGGAGTCCGTATTGGTCACCAATTGCCAAAATCGCTTAGCCAACATTGCATCATTGAATTTGCATAGATCTTGAAACCCCAAACCACCTTGAGCCTTTGGTTTACATAGTCTCCCAATttttccaatgaatttttcGTCGATCTCCTCTTTGTAACCACCAAATTTCTGGATCAATTTTTCAATATCATTGCACAGACCGATTGGTAGCTTGAAACAACTCATTGCAAAAGTAGAAATTTCTTGTACTATAGCTTTCAATAAGACTTCCTTGCCCCCTTTGGATAGTAATTTTTTCTTCCACCCTGTAGCTTTTCCAAACCCTCTCTTTAATATAGTTCAAGCTGACTATTTTGTTCCTCCCCACAACTACTAGCAAGTCAAGATATCTTTCATACTCCTTAATTTTCGGCACCTTAAGTAAGTCCTAGGTTTAGTTTTTTGTTTCCTTAGTCACTAATTTACTAAAGAACAAGGTCatcttatctttatttatttgttgtccCAAAGCCAATTAATATGTctcaaaaatttctaaaagattTGTTAATCTTTGTTTATAGGAGTTAAAAATGTGaggcaactttttttttttgatgagaacgTGAGGCAACTTTATTTCAAGCTTTATGCATCGATGCAATTGATAAACACCTATTGACTATTGTtctaaatttatgaaattttataagtATTACTTTTGTGATCTACTGCTctatgaaattttatatttgttactTTAGTTTTCTACGAGTACTGTTATTAAAAATTTGACAgattgtattttgtttatttgtccTATTATAGCGTTGTAAGTTAAAAGATgtaagttaaaagaaaaatgaggaaCTTTTTAGCATTTGGATTCTTAATGTCAAATATAGCATGGACCGTGGAGATTGAAATTCTTAAGAGATATGAAATgagcttttattattttaaacattatcaacattttatatttgtatagttttcttttcttccatttatttcttcttcattttgttACTTCTCCGCAAACATATTTAAAGATGAATAATAATGAAAAGTGCGGGTTTTAATCAATACTAGTAAGTTAACCATACGATGCACAGTTGTCATAATGTTTtaagtaaatttatttttggaaaatattatacatatattatagcatatttattataaaattttgttagtaatgagttaaATTGCacacatatatctattataattattttgttcaagtaatgagcaATAGTTAAAACAACTTTGGAGTAATATTGTAtgataaaagttgataaaagtatattaattcattttatattattgatttttattatgtgatgtaataaaaagctttattacaaaatatatatattgtttcttCAATGCTTTGCTATTGCTATGGTGACTTTTGTTATCATCATCagtttcttcatcttcaacgtTTGAAGTTTAATCCGTtcatatttattcaatttttgagctttcatcactttttcattttgttgcgttatttgtgttaatcactaatgaattgGCACCGGAAGATTCTTGATTGGATTTTACAAAGTTTGGACTTTATCACAAAGATTTTTCGTAGGTATTTGCATTTATGTTAAATTTCAATGATGTAacagttttttgtaaatgtatttattttttatttttgttaattttggaatagtgcagcaaaaagaattaatatagcatattggattatgtatattttagtaattataatgagataaatatattataaatatttggagagtatATAGTTATTGTGAGTGCCTCTAACTTTGGGATAgaaagatttgtttttatttcacattttgCACACCAAAATGATCCTGCCTGTggtttgacatttttttcacaaaatacgTACAAAATGTAATACCAACCCATTGTTGTATCAATGTTACTTATTGTTGCAATACTCTAGCAGTTCACATCTTGCAATAAACTTTGAAATTGATACACATTATTTTtctaatgtaaataatatgatgtatcattattttttacgtaaatgatgagtataaCCTTAAATGATTAACGAACTTATTTTGTAGGatctcattcaatgcattttatctttacaattgtcttcatattatttaacgataaatcctcctatgaaaattgttttgcatgtacttttggtatttcttgtataGGACCATGTTTTTTTACCATTcttatcattgaatttttttaaagaaaatattaagttaatggcatttagtgagatagtatatgctatttattagactttttgttattataaattttagaagtaTGCACttgtcaataatttcaacaacctcAGGGATctcaagatttatatatatttttgttgcactggTCAATGACAGAGAATTTGtctgcataaattgcatagaacattattaatagaaaaaagtatattgaattgaaattagGGAAAAATGGAGACATGATTACATgagaatgagattttctagaagtatcatCTATGCGTGGGGAAGGAAGAAGAGAATTTGTAAGAGGGtaagagtttttgttttgatttacaCATGAGAATGGTCAAACTTGGGTCATGATATGTAAGATAATAACTGTCTTTGAGTTTTTCATAAGGTTTGATCTACTTTTAACAGGTAGTCCATTTTGTAGTGAATAACTTTTGGTCTAATTGTCAAGAACaacccatattttatataatagtaaaaagaagttattatAATATATTGGGTAACAGtataaaaaacttaataaaaagaggtgaaaaatgctaaatttatataatagtaaaaataagttactatgatttattaggtaacaataaaaaaacttaatgaaaagagataaaaaatgttaaatgcaacATTAGAGTGCCATGTGGCAggacttcatatatatatatatatatatatatatatataaggtgaTGAGATCATTGCTAAGGGGTGGGTAGTGAAACATGATGGTTTCTACAACTTGATAgtttttgatagtttaaaattGTCAAACTTGGTCTAACACTTCGAATCCATCATTGTCATCAGAAGAGGATGGGAATGGACTATCAAGTTGCTTGGTATAGATTTTCTTGTTTGTTGAATTGTTGTATGTTGATACCCAAAATAATACAACAAGAAGGCCATCTTGAGGAATCAGACCATGGGCCTTATGTGAATACAAAGGACCCATGGTTCTATAAAGACAGTTTTGTAAAAGAGGTTAAAGAGCCATGAAGAATGGGATAAAAGGCCAtcaataaagaaagagagaaaatggcCTTGAATAAGGTGCAAATGACCTAAGAAAATGGTCCTCAAAATGGAGAAGTTATTACATGTTACCGGTGCATgtttcctctctctcacaaGGGGGTGGACCCCACACTTGTGGGGTCCACCCCCttgtgagagagaggaaacATGCACCGGTAACATGGTGaaatttttcctcaaaatgGTCCTTGAAAGGGATCCCTAGAAAACCCAGCAAAAAAAGG from Castanea sativa cultivar Marrone di Chiusa Pesio chromosome 11, ASM4071231v1 harbors:
- the LOC142616313 gene encoding putative mitochondrial protein AtMg00310 translates to MSCFKLPIGLCNDIEKLIQKFGGYKEEIDEKFIGKIGRLCKPKAQGGLGFQDLCKFNDAMLAKRFWQLVTNTDSLLYKVFKSKYFPNGNISYAKPNSGSFAWRSVLRARKVISIGARWRIGDGTQIRIFNDNWLPHECDGKIISPPSIIPRNATVFALIDSGSCWWNSQLIDESFLPFETQKIKDIPLCAIA